From SAR202 cluster bacterium, one genomic window encodes:
- a CDS encoding antibiotic biosynthesis monooxygenase, which produces MYVRIFWGRVKPGAWDEYEQHYDNTIMPVWERAKGFIGRQLLRSNDNPDEGISITYWESREAVEAYERSPERKKNAQSVSHLYAGEYWVKRFEVRSSNLKKQM; this is translated from the coding sequence ATGTATGTACGAATATTCTGGGGACGGGTAAAGCCGGGAGCGTGGGACGAGTACGAGCAGCATTACGACAATACGATTATGCCGGTGTGGGAGCGGGCGAAGGGGTTCATTGGGCGGCAGCTTTTACGCAGCAACGACAACCCAGACGAAGGCATATCGATTACGTACTGGGAGAGCCGGGAGGCGGTGGAGGCGTACGAGCGGAGCCCGGAGAGGAAGAAGAACGCCCAGTCGGTAAGCCACCTGTATGCCGGGGAGTACTGGGTGAAGCGGTTCGAGGTGCGCTCCAGCAACCTGAAGAAGCAGATGTAG
- a CDS encoding ABC transporter permease subunit, producing MSVLAIGIAGFLALLTFMAGAWNVASGELAVSRSPVWKGMFFVVRGLFIITRGIPELTMAMIVVFLFSPGILPGAIALGLHNFGIVGRLSSEVVENLDPRPARALRTAGASRFQMLAYAILPQAMPQFLTYLLYRWEVIIRTTIVVGFVAAGGLGREFRLDMSFFRYTDVALLLMWYLILVVMVDLASMGMRRLAR from the coding sequence ATGAGCGTGCTGGCGATAGGGATTGCGGGCTTCCTGGCTTTGCTGACGTTTATGGCCGGGGCGTGGAACGTGGCGTCCGGGGAGCTGGCGGTGTCGAGGTCGCCGGTGTGGAAGGGGATGTTCTTTGTGGTGCGGGGACTGTTCATAATCACTCGCGGCATTCCGGAACTGACCATGGCGATGATAGTGGTGTTCCTGTTCTCGCCGGGGATATTGCCGGGGGCTATCGCGCTGGGACTGCACAATTTTGGCATTGTGGGGAGGCTGTCGTCAGAGGTGGTGGAGAACCTGGACCCGAGGCCGGCGAGGGCGCTGCGGACGGCGGGGGCGAGCCGTTTCCAGATGCTGGCGTACGCGATACTGCCGCAGGCGATGCCGCAGTTCCTGACGTACCTGTTATATCGATGGGAGGTGATTATTCGGACGACGATTGTAGTGGGGTTTGTGGCGGCGGGAGGGCTAGGCCGGGAGTTCCGGCTGGACATGAGTTTCTTCAGGTACACGGACGTGGCGTTGCTGCTGATGTGGTACCTGATACTGGTGGTGATGGTGGACCTGGCGAGCATGGGGATGAGGAGGCTGGCGCGGTAG
- a CDS encoding HEAT repeat domain-containing protein translates to MSIRGWKYLTAGLAVCLAAAVLLLPSWSPVNVTSEEREVEGEEFLSQDLLDMLDDADEPLPPATPTSVSMPTPTPTPTATPAGGGSQIAERTPTQAPTIPPTPIQPPTMAAPGDARLQELILATREPYWKDRWDAVDALAKLGDSRATPALIDRVLHDDNPHPRWRSLPAIKSVKGDTEATMTQFRNALQDADPVVVRNAAVGLAFFSKPEAVPELVKGLKDPDSFRRWEAVFSLAKVGTAEIVKDLAPLLKESLEPELRVRNETALTLGRIKSVESVKALMEALRTDSSPQVRWRAASSLGRIGDASIVEELKGLQASEGDEEVRKYIGEAIEKLS, encoded by the coding sequence ATGAGCATTAGGGGCTGGAAATATTTGACGGCGGGGCTAGCGGTCTGCCTGGCGGCGGCGGTGCTGCTGCTGCCATCGTGGTCGCCGGTCAACGTTACATCGGAGGAGCGGGAGGTGGAGGGGGAGGAGTTCCTCAGCCAGGACCTGTTGGATATGCTGGACGACGCGGATGAGCCATTGCCGCCGGCTACTCCAACGTCAGTATCGATGCCTACGCCTACACCGACTCCCACGGCGACGCCCGCCGGTGGCGGGAGCCAGATCGCTGAACGGACGCCAACGCAGGCGCCAACGATTCCTCCGACGCCGATACAGCCTCCAACAATGGCGGCGCCGGGGGACGCGCGGCTCCAAGAGCTTATCCTGGCGACTCGGGAGCCGTACTGGAAGGACCGGTGGGACGCGGTGGATGCGCTGGCAAAGCTGGGGGACTCGCGGGCGACGCCGGCGCTGATTGACCGAGTGCTGCACGACGACAACCCGCACCCTAGATGGCGGAGCCTACCGGCGATAAAGTCGGTGAAGGGGGACACCGAGGCGACGATGACACAGTTCAGGAACGCACTGCAGGACGCGGACCCGGTGGTGGTGCGGAACGCGGCGGTGGGGCTGGCATTTTTCTCGAAGCCAGAGGCGGTGCCGGAGCTGGTGAAGGGGCTGAAGGACCCGGACTCGTTCCGCCGATGGGAGGCGGTCTTCAGTCTGGCAAAAGTGGGGACAGCAGAGATTGTGAAGGACCTGGCGCCTTTGCTGAAGGAGAGTTTGGAGCCTGAGCTAAGGGTGAGGAATGAGACGGCGCTGACGCTGGGGCGGATAAAAAGCGTGGAGTCGGTGAAGGCGCTGATGGAGGCCCTGCGGACCGACAGCAGCCCCCAGGTGCGGTGGAGGGCGGCGTCGTCGCTGGGGAGGATTGGGGATGCGAGTATAGTGGAAGAGTTGAAGGGGCTTCAGGCGTCGGAGGGGGACGAGGAGGTGCGGAAGTATATAGGGGAGGCGATAGAGAAGCTAAGTTAG
- a CDS encoding putative selenate ABC transporter substrate-binding protein, which yields MLLPLLLVLIAAAACGEEDGTPGSGNTPAASSSKVLNIGAIPDQDTAVLVRRFSGVADYLSRKLGVEAKYVATVDYAAVVTGFKNGEIQLAWFGGLTGVQARKVTPGSVAIAQRPIDTQFHSVFIVQKDLAAQTLADLKGSSFTFGSESSTSGHLMPRYFLLQAGVDADKDFKGLPNYSGSHDTTWKLVESGAFQAGALNEAVWATAVREGKVDLNKVRVLNTTDAYYDYNWSVRADLDKTFGAGFTDRLKTALLTMGEDPAMAAILKDFSTDKFVAADNSLYGAIEDVAKRLKLVE from the coding sequence TTGCTTTTGCCATTGCTGCTTGTGCTGATAGCAGCAGCCGCTTGCGGTGAAGAGGACGGGACGCCGGGGTCGGGCAATACCCCCGCGGCGAGCTCATCAAAGGTTCTGAATATTGGTGCGATTCCGGACCAGGATACGGCGGTGCTGGTGCGACGCTTCAGCGGCGTGGCCGACTATCTGAGCCGGAAGCTGGGGGTGGAGGCGAAGTACGTGGCGACTGTGGACTATGCCGCCGTGGTGACGGGGTTCAAGAACGGGGAGATTCAGTTAGCGTGGTTCGGCGGGCTGACGGGGGTGCAAGCGCGGAAGGTGACACCCGGCTCCGTGGCGATAGCCCAGCGGCCCATCGATACGCAGTTCCATTCGGTCTTCATCGTACAGAAGGACCTGGCCGCGCAGACTCTGGCGGACTTGAAGGGGTCCAGCTTCACTTTCGGCAGTGAGAGTTCTACGTCGGGCCACCTGATGCCCCGGTACTTCCTGCTACAGGCGGGAGTGGACGCCGATAAGGACTTCAAAGGCCTGCCTAACTACTCAGGCTCTCACGACACTACATGGAAGCTGGTGGAGAGTGGGGCCTTCCAGGCCGGGGCGCTGAACGAGGCGGTGTGGGCCACGGCGGTGCGGGAGGGGAAGGTGGACCTGAACAAGGTGAGAGTGCTGAACACGACGGACGCCTATTACGATTACAACTGGTCGGTAAGGGCGGACTTGGACAAGACCTTTGGCGCGGGCTTCACGGACAGGCTGAAGACAGCGCTATTAACTATGGGCGAGGATCCGGCGATGGCGGCTATTTTGAAGGATTTCAGCACGGATAAGTTTGTGGCCGCGGACAACAGCCTCTACGGGGCGATTGAAGACGTGGCCAAGCGACTAAAGCTGGTAGAGTGA
- a CDS encoding D-tyrosyl-tRNA(Tyr) deacylase encodes MRVLLQRVARASVSINGREIAQIPHGLLILLGVSSQDTEDDARYIVDKTANLRLFADAAGHFNRSALDTSAQLLVVSQFTLYADTRKGRRPDFTAAAPPAHAEALYMRTVEMFRGLGLKTSTGQFREHMLVSLDNDGPVTILLDSADRLRPRRA; translated from the coding sequence TTGCGGGTACTGCTCCAGCGCGTCGCCCGGGCCAGCGTTTCCATCAACGGACGCGAAATTGCCCAAATACCCCACGGCCTCCTCATCCTCCTCGGCGTATCCTCCCAGGACACTGAGGACGACGCCCGCTATATCGTCGATAAGACCGCCAACCTCCGCCTCTTCGCCGACGCCGCCGGCCACTTCAACCGCTCCGCCCTCGACACCTCCGCCCAGCTTCTAGTCGTCAGCCAGTTCACCCTCTACGCCGACACCCGCAAGGGCCGCCGCCCAGACTTCACCGCCGCCGCTCCTCCCGCCCATGCTGAGGCCCTCTACATGCGTACCGTCGAAATGTTCCGCGGCCTGGGCCTTAAAACCAGCACCGGCCAGTTCCGTGAGCACATGCTTGTCTCCTTGGACAACGACGGCCCTGTCACCATCCTCCTGGACAGTGCCGACCGCCTCCGTCCACGCCGAGCCTAG
- a CDS encoding ABC transporter permease subunit: MASITSAKAQPKPRHSFFQGRGFLTLILVVAVLWSLASVNWVEDVVHPGGWSAIGQLVKAALTPELSASFLRLGVESAWQTVAYAVAGMCLALAIGFPLGVLASGALARSRGARWASAGGFRFTLGFLRSIHELVWAWLFVVALGLSPMAAVLALGIPYGGILGRIYADILNDVPEQPLRALRSSGASEWKVLLFGRLPMAMPDMLSYSFYRFECALRSAAIMGFVGVGGLGLQIQLSLGDLRYEEVWTLLYFLIAIITLVDGWSAWVRRSMTR, encoded by the coding sequence ATGGCCTCTATAACCTCAGCGAAGGCCCAGCCAAAGCCAAGGCATAGCTTCTTCCAGGGCCGCGGCTTCCTGACGCTAATCCTGGTGGTGGCCGTGCTGTGGAGCCTGGCGTCGGTGAACTGGGTGGAGGACGTGGTGCACCCGGGCGGGTGGTCTGCCATTGGACAGCTAGTTAAGGCCGCCCTTACGCCGGAGCTATCGGCATCGTTTTTGAGGCTGGGGGTAGAGTCGGCGTGGCAGACGGTGGCCTACGCGGTGGCGGGCATGTGCCTGGCGCTGGCGATAGGGTTCCCGCTGGGGGTCCTGGCGTCGGGGGCGCTGGCGCGGAGCCGGGGGGCGCGATGGGCTAGCGCGGGAGGCTTTCGGTTCACGCTGGGCTTCCTGCGGTCGATACACGAGCTGGTGTGGGCGTGGCTGTTTGTGGTGGCGCTGGGACTATCGCCGATGGCGGCGGTGCTGGCGCTGGGGATACCGTATGGGGGCATTCTGGGCCGCATCTACGCCGACATATTGAACGACGTGCCGGAGCAGCCGTTGAGGGCGCTGCGGAGCTCGGGGGCGTCGGAGTGGAAGGTGCTGCTGTTTGGGCGGCTGCCAATGGCGATGCCGGACATGCTGAGCTACAGCTTCTATCGCTTCGAGTGCGCGCTGCGGTCGGCGGCGATTATGGGGTTTGTGGGGGTAGGCGGGCTTGGGTTGCAGATACAGTTGTCGCTGGGGGACTTGCGGTATGAGGAGGTGTGGACGCTGCTGTACTTCCTCATCGCGATTATTACGCTGGTGGACGGGTGGAGCGCGTGGGTGAGGAGGTCGATGACGAGATGA
- a CDS encoding ATP-binding cassette domain-containing protein produces the protein MVVLQGVAKSYNGTAALSPLTLHIRDGERVALLGPSGSGKTTLLNLIGGVIKPDQGAVTLDGIDVASLHPGRELAGLVGVMHQQLDLVPHLSVMHNIMAGRLGYWSLWRSLVSLVAPQEKPMVQDALLRVGIPDKLYERTSHLSGGEQQRVALARLLAQGSRVVLADEPVASLDPARAEDLMQLLTRIVSESNKTLIASIHTTHLARAYFTRAIGLRQGKVQFDLPVVKLSDNILNGLYNLSEGPAKAKA, from the coding sequence CTGGTGGTGTTACAGGGCGTCGCGAAGAGCTATAACGGGACGGCGGCGCTGTCGCCGCTGACGCTGCACATACGGGACGGGGAGCGGGTGGCGCTGCTGGGGCCCAGCGGCAGCGGGAAGACCACGCTTTTGAACTTGATTGGCGGCGTGATCAAGCCCGACCAGGGCGCGGTGACGCTGGACGGCATCGACGTGGCATCACTGCACCCTGGGAGGGAACTGGCGGGGCTGGTGGGCGTAATGCACCAGCAGCTGGACCTGGTGCCGCACCTGTCGGTGATGCACAACATCATGGCGGGGCGGCTAGGGTATTGGAGCCTGTGGCGCTCCCTGGTCTCGCTGGTGGCGCCGCAAGAGAAGCCGATGGTGCAGGACGCGCTGTTGCGGGTGGGAATACCGGACAAGCTGTACGAGAGGACGTCGCACCTATCGGGAGGGGAGCAGCAGAGGGTGGCGCTGGCAAGGCTGCTGGCGCAAGGGTCGAGGGTGGTGCTGGCGGACGAGCCAGTGGCGTCGCTGGACCCGGCGCGGGCGGAGGACCTGATGCAGCTTTTGACCAGGATAGTGTCGGAGTCCAACAAGACGCTGATAGCCAGCATACACACGACGCACCTAGCGCGGGCCTACTTCACTCGCGCTATTGGCTTGAGGCAGGGCAAAGTGCAGTTCGACCTGCCGGTGGTGAAACTATCGGACAACATACTTAATGGCCTCTATAACCTCAGCGAAGGCCCAGCCAAAGCCAAGGCATAG
- a CDS encoding FmdB family transcriptional regulator, whose translation MPLYDYQCAKCRHVFELKQSFTDEPVGVCPRCSGRSRRKFRPVPIIYKGSGFYTTDYARSSVKANGTGLSSDEKDSKDSTKESSKTETKAETKSEAKTEAKAEKTEKTEKKSESTPAKA comes from the coding sequence ATGCCTTTGTACGATTACCAGTGCGCGAAATGCCGCCACGTTTTTGAGCTTAAGCAGAGCTTCACCGACGAGCCGGTGGGCGTCTGCCCTCGCTGCTCAGGCCGCTCCAGGCGCAAGTTCCGCCCCGTCCCCATCATCTACAAAGGCTCCGGCTTCTACACTACGGACTACGCTCGCTCCAGCGTCAAGGCTAACGGCACCGGCCTCAGCTCTGACGAGAAGGACTCCAAAGACTCGACAAAAGAGTCCTCCAAGACTGAAACCAAGGCTGAGACTAAGTCTGAGGCCAAGACAGAAGCCAAGGCCGAGAAGACAGAAAAGACCGAGAAGAAGTCGGAATCCACTCCCGCCAAGGCTTAG
- a CDS encoding CSLREA domain-containing protein, giving the protein MDGDGDAIACESLTGAPAVLPPTPTPMPTPTPISSTRTFSVNTTSDAADASPGDGVCETAEGQCTLRAAVEEANELEGETEVTLLAEEYGLTLGEIAVNATVTITGEAGTTIDGGRVEGDVSRGRRLFHVMPDGDLGLGVMTLQNGARYDSAQSGVLHGGGAIVNEGKLTIESVLIRDSYADVRGGLILNLGEMILTDVTLSGGWTFYIGGAGIYNEEGAEATITRARIEDNECSRSSSGGGIFNAGVMSIVETTLQDNFSVNGSNIRNGVSGRLTIRGSILVGGGNPGEGPGGISNDGEMVDEGGNSFGP; this is encoded by the coding sequence ATGGACGGCGACGGCGATGCCATAGCATGTGAGAGCCTCACCGGCGCGCCAGCGGTCTTGCCACCTACTCCCACCCCCATGCCGACCCCCACGCCGATTTCGAGCACCCGGACGTTTAGCGTGAATACCACATCGGATGCGGCTGACGCCTCGCCAGGGGACGGGGTGTGCGAGACGGCAGAGGGTCAATGCACCCTTCGGGCCGCGGTGGAGGAGGCGAACGAGCTGGAGGGAGAGACGGAGGTAACGCTGCTTGCAGAAGAGTACGGTTTAACACTGGGCGAGATAGCCGTGAACGCGACGGTAACAATTACGGGGGAAGCAGGGACGACCATCGATGGGGGAAGGGTGGAGGGTGACGTCAGCCGGGGGAGGCGGTTGTTCCATGTTATGCCGGATGGGGACCTAGGGCTTGGTGTGATGACCCTACAAAATGGAGCGCGCTACGACTCAGCGCAGAGTGGTGTTCTGCATGGAGGCGGGGCCATTGTCAACGAAGGCAAGCTGACTATCGAGAGTGTGTTGATTCGAGACAGCTATGCGGATGTACGAGGGGGGCTGATTCTGAACCTGGGCGAGATGATATTGACGGATGTGACGTTATCGGGCGGGTGGACGTTCTATATCGGCGGCGCAGGTATATATAACGAGGAGGGAGCGGAGGCGACGATAACGCGGGCGCGTATTGAAGATAATGAGTGCTCGCGGAGCAGCAGCGGCGGCGGGATATTCAATGCAGGAGTCATGAGCATAGTCGAGACGACGCTGCAGGATAATTTTTCGGTCAATGGATCAAATATAAGGAACGGCGTGAGCGGGCGGCTGACGATTCGGGGGAGCATACTGGTGGGGGGGGGTAACCCGGGGGAGGGACCCGGGGGGATAAGCAATGATGGAGAGATGGTGGACGAGGGTGGGAATTCGTTTGGGCCGTAG
- a CDS encoding amidohydrolase family protein — MATRRAEALVKGGLVVTGQGIGRYDILVEGGKVKDMAPDLSGRTASLVIDATGRYVLPGAIDAHTHPVYADKMDTFSICAAYGGITTIIAFVGNVKSWGFSGYTTDIVKGFIEEGERLSYLDFAVHGTYAAADEETLARSIPELVRMGVPSFKVFMAYKRRGMMISDEAMLRAMDAASKEGGLTMVHAETGCCIEFLMERYISEGKTGPEWFLPAQPNVLEAEALNRAATFAKIVGTPLYPVHLSTKEAMPVAQRFREDGGLLFTETCPHYLTLTNEEILEKGPIAKVGPPLREQSDADALWRGLSEGTIDVVGSDAGGFTRARKTAGAASESIFEAPYGLNTVEFMVPVVWSHGVNRGRISLPRLAQVFCENPAKIFGIYPQKGTLQPGSDADIVLWDPTRLHKVQGQHGNTDYSSFDGFELLGMPDLVMQRGRVVIEGGKVVGKQGGSKFVKGNPNATPYAPRGHKLG, encoded by the coding sequence ATGGCAACGCGTCGGGCGGAGGCGCTGGTGAAGGGGGGACTGGTGGTGACGGGGCAGGGGATTGGCCGCTACGACATCCTGGTGGAAGGCGGCAAGGTCAAGGATATGGCCCCGGACCTGTCGGGCCGGACGGCCAGCCTGGTCATCGACGCGACGGGGAGGTATGTGCTGCCGGGGGCGATAGACGCGCATACGCACCCGGTCTATGCCGACAAGATGGACACCTTTTCCATCTGCGCCGCCTACGGCGGGATTACCACGATTATCGCCTTTGTAGGCAACGTCAAGTCCTGGGGATTCAGCGGCTACACCACGGACATCGTGAAGGGATTCATCGAGGAGGGGGAGCGGCTGTCGTACCTGGACTTCGCGGTGCATGGGACCTACGCCGCGGCGGACGAGGAGACGCTGGCGCGGTCGATTCCCGAGCTGGTGCGGATGGGCGTGCCGTCTTTCAAGGTCTTCATGGCATACAAGCGGAGGGGGATGATGATATCCGACGAGGCGATGCTGCGGGCCATGGACGCGGCGTCAAAGGAGGGCGGGCTGACGATGGTGCACGCTGAGACGGGGTGCTGCATTGAGTTCCTGATGGAGCGGTATATCTCGGAAGGGAAGACGGGGCCGGAGTGGTTCCTGCCGGCCCAGCCCAACGTGCTGGAGGCGGAGGCGCTGAACCGGGCGGCGACTTTCGCTAAGATTGTGGGCACGCCGCTGTACCCGGTGCATCTAAGCACCAAAGAGGCGATGCCGGTAGCGCAGCGGTTTCGGGAGGACGGCGGGCTGCTGTTCACCGAGACGTGCCCGCATTATCTAACGCTGACCAACGAGGAGATTTTGGAGAAGGGGCCTATAGCCAAGGTGGGGCCGCCGCTGAGGGAGCAGTCGGACGCCGACGCTTTGTGGAGGGGGTTGTCGGAGGGGACGATCGATGTGGTAGGGAGCGACGCAGGCGGGTTCACTCGCGCGAGGAAGACAGCGGGGGCGGCGTCGGAGAGCATTTTCGAGGCGCCATACGGGCTTAACACGGTGGAGTTCATGGTGCCGGTGGTGTGGAGCCACGGGGTCAATCGGGGTCGCATAAGCCTGCCGAGGCTGGCGCAGGTGTTTTGCGAGAATCCGGCAAAGATTTTTGGGATTTATCCGCAGAAGGGGACGCTGCAACCGGGGTCGGACGCGGACATAGTGCTGTGGGACCCGACGAGGCTGCACAAGGTCCAGGGCCAGCATGGCAACACGGACTATTCGTCCTTTGACGGGTTCGAATTGCTGGGGATGCCGGACCTGGTGATGCAGCGGGGTCGAGTGGTGATTGAGGGTGGGAAGGTGGTTGGGAAGCAGGGAGGGTCGAAGTTTGTTAAGGGGAATCCCAACGCTACGCCCTACGCGCCGCGCGGACACAAGCTGGGGTAG
- a CDS encoding mechanosensitive ion channel family protein produces the protein MHPDFAEGSIAWEVLFSAAYLGGALLIAFLIHPTLTGIARVLTARTKTSLDDLLVAAISRPLFFMVLLQGAFLGLTSTTFLNDGQEIINNTWFILAMALLLYALQRLVSAVLLWYGRDVADKTRSQMDDKLLPLLRRIAGVLIYSVGTLFILANLGVQISPLLAGLGIGGLAVALALQPTLSNLFASFYVVADGSIATGDFIEIQGGPMGEVVDIGWRSTKIQSPQGNYVIIPNSKLADSIVTNYNGPTAEMSAVVNCGVAYESNLARVEEVAKDVGQEVINALPEDVVVKTAKPAVVFTKFGDSNIDFVIVLRATNRGNTFAVNHQLIRRLHARFTQEGIEINHPVRKLVQPSGNGAGHLLKNPASAD, from the coding sequence ATGCATCCTGACTTTGCTGAAGGCTCCATAGCCTGGGAAGTCCTCTTCTCCGCCGCCTATCTCGGCGGCGCGCTCCTCATCGCCTTCCTCATCCACCCCACCTTGACCGGCATCGCCCGTGTCCTCACCGCCCGCACCAAGACCTCCCTGGACGACCTCCTCGTCGCCGCCATATCTCGCCCCCTCTTCTTCATGGTGCTTCTCCAGGGCGCCTTCCTGGGCCTCACCAGCACCACCTTCCTCAACGATGGCCAGGAGATCATCAACAACACCTGGTTTATCCTCGCCATGGCGCTCCTCCTCTACGCCCTCCAGCGATTGGTCAGCGCCGTCCTTTTGTGGTATGGCCGCGACGTGGCCGACAAGACTCGCAGCCAGATGGACGATAAGCTCCTTCCCCTGTTGCGCCGCATAGCTGGCGTATTAATCTACTCCGTTGGTACCCTTTTCATACTGGCTAACCTGGGGGTCCAGATTAGCCCCCTGCTGGCAGGCCTCGGCATCGGAGGCCTGGCCGTCGCCCTGGCCCTCCAGCCCACCCTCAGCAACCTCTTCGCCAGCTTCTACGTCGTCGCCGACGGCAGCATCGCCACCGGCGACTTCATCGAGATCCAGGGCGGCCCCATGGGCGAGGTGGTGGACATCGGCTGGCGCAGCACCAAAATACAGAGCCCCCAGGGCAACTATGTCATTATTCCCAACTCCAAGCTGGCCGATAGCATCGTCACCAACTACAACGGTCCCACGGCGGAGATGAGCGCGGTGGTGAACTGCGGCGTCGCCTACGAGTCCAACTTGGCCCGGGTGGAGGAGGTGGCTAAAGACGTCGGCCAGGAGGTCATCAACGCCCTCCCTGAAGACGTGGTCGTCAAGACCGCCAAACCCGCCGTCGTCTTCACCAAGTTTGGCGACTCCAACATCGACTTCGTGATAGTCCTTCGCGCCACCAATCGAGGCAACACCTTCGCCGTCAACCACCAGCTTATCCGTCGCCTTCACGCCCGCTTTACCCAGGAAGGCATTGAGATCAACCACCCTGTGCGAAAGCTCGTCCAGCCCAGCGGCAACGGCGCAGGCCATCTTCTAAAGAACCCCGCCAGCGCGGACTAG